A window from Citrus sinensis cultivar Valencia sweet orange chromosome 5, DVS_A1.0, whole genome shotgun sequence encodes these proteins:
- the LOC127902657 gene encoding MATH domain and coiled-coil domain-containing protein At3g58210-like, with the protein MKRECGIDKLIPLQAFKEPSNGYLVDDSCVFGAEIFVIKPTGKGEAVSIVKVPAQAGNILRWKIANFSNLRDPEYCSSEFNAGGREWRIVICPMGDDKDDKAKGNYLSFYIRLQGSDDIFQSKRKLFAEYKMRVLDHPRIRIDEQRSGCWFSSEIRESGYPCFMSLDDLHKGGYLYGDTLIVEVEFLIVSVVKDKK; encoded by the exons ATGAAGAGAGAATGCGGTATTGACAAATTAATTCCTCTTCAAGCTTTCAAAGAACCTTCTAATGGATATCTTGTTGACGACTCTTGTGTATTTGGAGCTgagatttttgttattaagcCTACTGGCAAAGGAGAAGCCGTTTCCATTGTTAAGGTACCTGCCCAAGCTGGAAATATTCTCCGATGGAAAATCGccaatttctcaaatttaagagATCCTGAGTACTGCTCTAGCGAGTTTAATGCTGGAGGAAGAGAATG GAGAATTGTGATTTGTCCTATGGGAGATGATAAAGATGATAAAGCAAAGGGAAATTATCTATCATTTTACATAAGACTGCAAGGTTCGGACGATATCTTCCAATCTAAGAGGAAGCTGTTCGCTGAATACAAGATGCGAGTGCTAGACCATCCTCGGATCAGAATAGACGAACAAAGAA GCGGCTGTTGGTTTTCAAGTGAAATTCGGGAGAGCGGTTACCCCTGTTTTATGTCGCTTGATGATCTCCACAAAGGAGGATATCTTTATGGTGATACTTTGATCGTTGAAGTAGAATTTCTTATCGTTTCTGTGGTTAAGGATAAAAAATag